A region from the Flavobacteriales bacterium genome encodes:
- the pdxA gene encoding 4-hydroxythreonine-4-phosphate dehydrogenase PdxA, with protein MTIPRIGISCGDLHGVGLEVVLKTFEDNRILQDVTPILYCGAKAVSFHRKQLGLEEAVPYHRIAHAGEAVARKLNVVNLWDDDLPLEIGKPSAKHAAFAIMSLEAAAQDLGSGKVDAIVTAPIDKQSMQGAGFKYPGHTEFLQAMAGTDAQVLMILVGDGLRVGTVTGHIPLKDVPEAITAERIVAKARLFHQSLLRDFGCSAPRIAILGLNPHAGDGGALGTEDRERIAPAVRQLKEEGIAAMGPYPADGFFGSGQYKHFDGVLAMYHDQGLAPFKALSFGTGVNYTAGLPIVRTSPDHGTGYSIAGKGEADEGSFRHAVWMACDIRQQREHYRAISANPLQPQERGKKEKD; from the coding sequence ATGACCATCCCACGCATCGGCATCTCGTGCGGCGACCTCCACGGTGTCGGCCTCGAAGTGGTGCTGAAGACCTTCGAAGACAACCGCATCCTGCAGGACGTAACGCCGATCCTGTACTGCGGTGCCAAAGCCGTTTCGTTCCACCGCAAACAACTCGGGCTGGAGGAGGCCGTGCCCTACCATCGTATCGCCCATGCCGGCGAGGCTGTGGCACGCAAGCTCAACGTGGTGAACCTGTGGGATGATGACCTGCCGCTGGAGATCGGCAAGCCCAGCGCCAAGCATGCCGCCTTTGCCATCATGAGCCTGGAAGCTGCTGCGCAGGACCTTGGCAGTGGCAAGGTGGATGCGATCGTTACAGCGCCCATCGACAAACAGAGCATGCAGGGTGCGGGCTTCAAATACCCCGGCCACACGGAGTTCTTGCAGGCCATGGCCGGCACGGATGCGCAAGTGCTCATGATCCTCGTAGGCGATGGACTGCGTGTAGGTACGGTGACCGGTCACATACCACTGAAGGACGTTCCGGAGGCCATCACCGCCGAGCGCATCGTGGCCAAGGCCAGGCTCTTCCACCAGAGCCTGCTGCGCGATTTCGGCTGCAGCGCCCCGCGCATCGCCATCCTTGGCCTCAACCCGCACGCTGGCGATGGGGGAGCCTTGGGGACCGAGGACCGCGAGCGCATTGCACCGGCAGTGCGCCAGTTGAAGGAGGAAGGCATTGCGGCCATGGGCCCATACCCGGCCGACGGCTTCTTCGGCAGCGGCCAATACAAGCACTTCGATGGCGTGCTGGCCATGTACCACGACCAAGGCCTGGCGCCGTTCAAAGCGCTCAGCTTCGGCACGGGCGTCAACTACACCGCGGGGTTGCCGATCGTGCGCACCAGTCCCGATCATGGCACGGGGTACAGCATCGCCGGCAAGGGCGAAGCGGATGAAGGCAGCTTCAGGCATGCCGTCTGGATGGCTTGTGACATCCGGCAGCAGCGCGAGCATTACCGGGCCATCAGCGCCAACCCGCTGCAACCACAGGAGCGGGGGAAGAAGGAGAAGGACTGA
- the mfd gene encoding transcription-repair coupling factor, with amino-acid sequence MTSLPELLSLYRSDARVTRVADGLREKSARVQISGTIGSSQALIAHALIEQHGGVHVFVLTHKEEAAYFINDLEALRGKDKDGRHTKKEEDMFFYPAPSRSPYDPEGHHDGERVSRTEVLEALMKRPERLVIITYPDALVPLVMGKEEMQKNTLTVKRSEELPIDILEEWLHETGFTRVEFVYEPGQFSIRGGIVDVFSYGSDKPYRIELYGDTVESVRRFDPQDQLTIERLGEAVIVPDLQDEDAARQQNFFAQLPEDAVIWLRDLQAIGDAAKKQLKLLGEVYERVAEKDKHPTPDQLLATDSELIKGTLGYRKVFWASGHLPLAAGPTANEPAASGQKLGAHSIDFQQRPQPTFAKEFKVLSGDLHNKQNAGYTNLIACNSAKQSERLYTIFNDMEHEVAFTPLVLDLHEGFIDPELKLALYTDHQIFERYHRYRLKEGFRKNSQALTLKELTQLKPGDLVVHIDHGIGVFSGLEKIDAGGSMQEAIRLKYRDNDILYVGIHSLHRVSKYSGEEGGAAPPVSKLGSPAWKNLKEKTKAKVKALAFDLIKLYAQRKSKPGFAFQPDNYLQHELEASFIYEDTPDQNKATQDVKRDMEKPTPMDRLVCGDVGFGKTEVAIRAAFKAACDGKQVAVLVPTTILALQHWKSFSNRMKGLPVRVDYINRFRSSAQQTQILKDLKAGKIDILIGTHRLVSKDVVWKDLGLMIIDEEQKFGVNVKDKLKTLRATVDTLTLTATPIPRTLQFSLMGARDLSIISTPPPNRYPVSTMLQPYDEVVIRGAIEYELSRGGQVYFLHDKVKNIEFIADMIRKLVPGARVGVGHGQLEGHKLEEVMLDFIEGNTDVLVCTTIVENGLDIPNANTIIVNEAQNFGLSDLHQLRGRVGRSNKKAYCYLLAPSPHLLPDLSRKRLQAIEQFSDLGSGIHIAMKDLDIRGAGDLLGAEQSGFINDIGFETYHKILEEAVRELKDEHFKELFADAQEGSHALARGSRRDQSDDCIIETDLPMLIPATYVGETAERLALYRRLDDVKDEAELQRFTTEITDRFGPVPPLVVELMEAIRLRWLGQRMGLEKIVLKKQTLIGTFIADQKHPFFEGDGFNAVLRAVQAQPRRLKVYEKAGTLRISVQDVKNIHAAMEAMEGVVGVMV; translated from the coding sequence GGAAGACATGTTCTTCTATCCCGCACCCTCGCGTTCGCCGTACGACCCCGAAGGCCATCACGATGGGGAGCGTGTGAGCCGGACGGAAGTCCTGGAGGCGTTGATGAAGCGGCCGGAGCGACTGGTCATCATCACCTACCCCGACGCCCTCGTCCCCCTGGTGATGGGCAAGGAGGAGATGCAGAAGAACACGTTGACGGTGAAGCGAAGTGAGGAGCTGCCCATCGACATCTTGGAAGAATGGCTGCACGAGACCGGCTTCACGCGCGTCGAGTTCGTGTACGAGCCGGGGCAGTTCAGCATCCGCGGCGGCATCGTGGACGTGTTCAGCTACGGCAGCGACAAGCCCTACCGCATCGAGCTCTACGGCGATACCGTCGAAAGCGTGCGCCGCTTCGACCCGCAGGACCAGCTGACCATCGAGCGCCTGGGCGAAGCGGTGATCGTGCCCGACCTGCAGGATGAGGATGCCGCGCGACAACAGAACTTCTTCGCACAACTGCCGGAAGACGCCGTGATCTGGCTGCGGGACCTGCAAGCGATAGGGGATGCGGCGAAGAAGCAACTGAAGTTGCTCGGCGAGGTGTACGAGCGCGTGGCAGAGAAGGACAAACACCCGACGCCGGACCAGTTGCTGGCGACGGACAGCGAGTTGATCAAGGGGACGCTGGGGTATAGGAAGGTGTTCTGGGCCTCTGGCCACTTGCCACTGGCTGCTGGCCCGACCGCGAATGAGCCAGCAGCTAGTGGCCAGAAGCTAGGGGCGCATTCCATCGACTTTCAACAGCGCCCCCAACCCACCTTCGCCAAGGAATTCAAGGTTCTATCAGGAGATCTCCACAACAAGCAGAACGCGGGCTACACGAACCTGATCGCGTGCAACAGCGCGAAGCAGAGCGAACGCCTCTACACGATCTTCAACGACATGGAGCACGAGGTGGCCTTCACGCCGCTGGTGCTCGACCTCCACGAAGGCTTCATCGACCCCGAGCTGAAGCTGGCGCTCTATACCGACCACCAGATCTTCGAGCGTTACCACCGCTACCGGCTGAAGGAGGGTTTCCGCAAGAACTCGCAGGCCCTCACGCTCAAGGAGCTCACGCAACTGAAGCCCGGCGACCTGGTGGTACACATCGACCACGGCATCGGGGTGTTCAGCGGACTGGAGAAGATCGATGCGGGCGGCTCCATGCAGGAGGCGATCCGGTTGAAATACCGCGACAACGATATCCTCTACGTGGGCATCCATAGCCTGCACCGCGTGAGCAAGTACAGCGGCGAGGAAGGTGGCGCGGCACCGCCCGTGAGCAAGCTCGGTTCACCGGCGTGGAAGAACCTGAAGGAGAAAACGAAGGCGAAGGTGAAGGCGCTGGCCTTCGACCTGATCAAGCTCTACGCGCAGCGCAAGAGCAAGCCGGGCTTCGCTTTCCAGCCGGACAACTACCTGCAGCACGAGCTGGAGGCCAGCTTCATCTACGAGGACACGCCCGACCAGAACAAGGCCACCCAGGACGTGAAGCGCGACATGGAGAAGCCCACCCCGATGGACCGGCTGGTCTGCGGCGATGTGGGCTTCGGCAAGACGGAGGTGGCGATCCGCGCGGCCTTCAAGGCGGCGTGCGACGGCAAGCAGGTGGCCGTGCTCGTGCCCACCACCATCCTCGCGCTGCAGCACTGGAAGAGCTTCAGCAACCGCATGAAGGGCCTGCCCGTGCGCGTGGACTACATCAACCGCTTCCGCAGCAGCGCGCAGCAGACCCAGATCCTCAAGGACCTCAAGGCAGGGAAGATCGACATCCTCATCGGCACGCACCGGCTGGTGAGCAAGGACGTGGTGTGGAAGGACCTCGGCCTGATGATCATCGACGAGGAGCAGAAGTTCGGCGTGAACGTGAAGGACAAGCTGAAGACCCTGCGCGCCACGGTGGACACGCTCACCCTCACCGCCACGCCCATCCCGCGCACACTGCAGTTCAGCCTCATGGGCGCGCGCGACCTCAGCATCATCAGCACGCCGCCGCCCAATCGCTACCCGGTGAGCACCATGTTGCAGCCTTATGATGAAGTAGTGATCCGAGGCGCGATCGAGTACGAACTCTCACGCGGCGGCCAGGTGTACTTCCTGCACGACAAGGTGAAGAACATCGAGTTCATCGCCGACATGATCCGCAAGCTGGTGCCCGGCGCGCGCGTGGGTGTGGGCCACGGTCAGCTCGAAGGCCACAAGCTGGAGGAGGTGATGCTCGACTTCATCGAGGGCAACACCGATGTGCTCGTGTGCACCACCATCGTGGAGAACGGCCTCGACATCCCGAACGCGAACACGATCATCGTGAACGAGGCGCAGAACTTCGGCCTCAGCGACCTGCACCAGCTGCGCGGGCGCGTGGGCCGCAGCAACAAGAAGGCCTACTGCTACCTGCTCGCCCCGAGCCCGCACCTGCTGCCCGACCTCAGCCGCAAGCGCCTGCAGGCCATCGAGCAGTTCAGCGACCTGGGCAGCGGCATCCACATCGCCATGAAGGACCTCGACATCCGCGGTGCGGGCGACCTGCTGGGCGCGGAACAGAGCGGCTTCATCAACGACATCGGCTTCGAGACCTACCACAAGATCCTGGAGGAGGCCGTGCGCGAGCTGAAGGATGAGCACTTCAAGGAGCTCTTCGCCGACGCGCAGGAAGGCAGCCACGCCCTCGCCCGCGGTTCACGCCGCGACCAGAGCGACGACTGCATCATCGAGACCGACCTGCCGATGCTGATCCCGGCCACCTACGTGGGCGAGACCGCCGAGCGCCTCGCCCTCTACCGCCGCCTGGACGATGTGAAGGACGAGGCCGAGCTGCAGCGGTTCACCACCGAGATCACCGACCGCTTCGGCCCCGTGCCACCATTGGTGGTCGAGCTGATGGAGGCCATCCGCCTGCGCTGGCTGGGCCAACGCATGGGCCTGGAGAAGATCGTGCTGAAGAAGCAGACGCTCATCGGCACCTTCATCGCGGACCAAAAGCATCCCTTCTTCGAGGGAGATGGGTTCAATGCGGTGCTGCGTGCGGTGCAAGCTCAGCCGCGAAGGCTCAAGGTGTACGAGAAGGCGGGGACCTTGCGGATCAGCGTGCAGGACGTGAAGAATATCCATGCGGCGATGGAGGCGATGGAGGGGGTGGTGGGGGTGATGGTCTAA
- a CDS encoding tetratricopeptide repeat protein, with protein MPSKRVSVLLPVLFVSSFLLHAQPYTYKARYDSLGTRHDLSRPLIERYFITANHGAACFNLGLKNEIRANAKEEFALAEQLGIDTLLATSSQHLGDALNGSADAALQLKYFYQGLDYAQRSGNQNHIGTAYKQIATVYKSLGDLPKALELLKLAIANVRSDYQISRTCQHLSDTYRLMGQPDSALYWAQRSNIITDPGSDPYAYARSYYMLGAAYAAKNERQLADVHFARAIEVADSFHVMIPLYGTLIGRGQMELEVGDIPAAIADGRRALLVSKNGGNLEGLVGASDLLRRSFKAGGQADSAYHYFELRVLYADSLINATNLNKLQNMAFAQELKEQEEAKAKEEEQAARSRNIQFGIIALIVITLGIFLLVFSRTAVVGAKAIKNLSLIALLLFFEFINLLLHPFLGELTHHSPLLMLLCMAAIAGLLIPLHHRMEKLITNMLVSKNNRVRLDAARRTIEELEGSRGEANAS; from the coding sequence ATGCCGAGCAAACGCGTTTCCGTTCTCCTGCCGGTGCTGTTCGTCTCCAGCTTCCTGCTGCACGCCCAACCATACACCTACAAGGCCCGATACGATTCGCTCGGCACGCGCCACGACCTGTCGCGCCCGCTGATCGAGCGCTACTTCATCACCGCCAACCACGGTGCGGCCTGCTTCAACCTCGGCTTGAAGAACGAGATCAGGGCCAACGCCAAGGAGGAATTCGCGCTGGCCGAGCAGCTGGGGATCGATACGCTGCTCGCGACTTCCTCCCAGCATTTGGGCGATGCGCTCAACGGCTCTGCGGATGCTGCATTGCAGTTGAAGTACTTCTACCAAGGGCTGGACTACGCGCAGCGTTCAGGCAACCAGAACCACATAGGCACTGCCTACAAGCAGATCGCCACGGTGTACAAGTCCTTGGGCGATCTGCCCAAAGCACTGGAGTTACTGAAGCTCGCTATCGCCAATGTGAGGTCGGATTACCAGATCAGTCGGACCTGCCAGCATTTGAGCGACACGTATCGCCTGATGGGCCAGCCGGATTCCGCACTGTATTGGGCGCAGCGGTCCAATATCATCACCGATCCGGGAAGTGATCCCTACGCCTACGCCCGCTCGTACTACATGCTGGGTGCGGCGTACGCGGCGAAGAACGAGCGCCAGCTGGCCGATGTCCATTTCGCTCGGGCGATCGAGGTGGCGGATTCCTTCCATGTGATGATACCGCTCTATGGAACACTTATCGGTCGGGGGCAGATGGAACTGGAAGTGGGTGACATCCCTGCTGCTATCGCTGACGGTCGGCGGGCCTTGCTCGTGAGCAAGAACGGTGGCAACCTCGAAGGCTTGGTCGGTGCATCCGATCTCCTACGCCGATCCTTTAAGGCCGGTGGCCAAGCCGACAGCGCCTACCACTACTTCGAGCTGCGGGTGCTGTACGCCGACAGCCTGATCAACGCCACCAACCTGAACAAGCTCCAGAACATGGCCTTCGCGCAGGAACTGAAGGAGCAGGAGGAGGCGAAGGCGAAGGAAGAGGAACAAGCAGCTCGCTCCCGCAACATCCAGTTCGGCATCATCGCCCTCATCGTCATCACGCTGGGGATCTTTCTCCTCGTCTTTAGTCGCACCGCGGTCGTGGGTGCCAAGGCCATCAAGAACCTCTCGCTCATCGCGCTGCTGCTCTTCTTCGAGTTCATCAACTTACTGCTGCATCCGTTCCTAGGTGAACTCACGCATCACTCACCGCTGCTGATGCTACTGTGCATGGCCGCGATCGCCGGGCTGTTGATCCCGCTGCACCACCGCATGGAGAAGCTGATCACCAACATGCTCGTAAGCAAGAACAACCGGGTCAGGTTGGATGCGGCGCGGAGGACGATCGAGGAGCTGGAGGGAAGTCGCGGAGAAGCCAACGCCAGCTGA
- a CDS encoding tetratricopeptide repeat protein, translating into MKCTAIARLVSQYLFLGRSEDCMKAAIRGLEAAERTGNDTLIGRAHFGIGGAFMQLNDVNGALKHFNISLARFQQAGDSMGMGAVCKETAIVYQRAGDTEGTLRYMRKARAYGLSKGIYGRSMSILARCHMELGDLDSALYYARKADVLKVPGNDPYGYANFQLTLAQVHAARGENDLAEPYFKRALAVADSAGVPEPLINAAAGYAKLLIGQGRMAEALAWSRKGYEATGYTRLPHLLVKSTTALSDAFAAHGITDSALVYSKLAHAWRDSLIVLQNKSQLQNQLFTQELKDREDAKLRAEEVAARSRNIQFGIIALIVITLGIFLLVFSRTAVVGAKAIKNLSLIALLLFFEFINLLVHPVLGEITHHSPLLVLLCMAAIAGLLIPLHHRMEKLITNMLVSKNNRVRLEAARRTIEELEGAGQAEGGH; encoded by the coding sequence GTGAAATGCACCGCCATTGCCAGGCTCGTCAGCCAGTACCTCTTCCTCGGTCGCTCGGAGGACTGCATGAAGGCTGCTATCCGTGGACTGGAAGCGGCCGAGCGGACCGGGAACGATACGCTGATCGGCCGTGCCCACTTCGGCATTGGCGGGGCGTTCATGCAGCTCAACGATGTGAACGGCGCGCTGAAGCACTTCAACATCTCCCTCGCACGCTTCCAGCAGGCCGGGGATAGCATGGGGATGGGGGCCGTTTGCAAGGAGACCGCGATCGTGTACCAGCGGGCCGGGGATACCGAGGGCACCTTGCGCTATATGCGGAAGGCACGGGCCTATGGCTTGAGCAAGGGGATCTACGGCCGCTCGATGTCCATCCTGGCCAGGTGCCACATGGAACTTGGCGACCTTGATTCCGCGCTCTACTATGCCCGCAAGGCCGATGTGCTGAAGGTGCCTGGGAATGATCCATATGGCTATGCCAACTTCCAACTCACTCTGGCCCAGGTGCACGCTGCCAGGGGGGAGAACGACTTGGCCGAACCTTACTTCAAACGGGCCTTGGCCGTTGCTGATTCTGCCGGTGTGCCGGAGCCGCTCATCAATGCTGCCGCCGGTTATGCCAAGCTGCTGATCGGTCAAGGGCGCATGGCGGAAGCGCTCGCATGGTCGCGTAAGGGCTACGAAGCCACCGGGTATACGCGACTTCCGCACCTCCTGGTGAAGTCGACCACGGCCCTATCCGATGCCTTTGCCGCGCACGGCATCACCGATAGCGCGCTGGTGTATTCGAAGCTTGCGCATGCCTGGCGCGATTCGCTGATCGTGCTCCAGAATAAGAGCCAGCTTCAGAACCAGCTGTTCACCCAGGAGCTGAAGGACCGCGAGGATGCGAAGCTGCGCGCGGAGGAAGTCGCCGCCCGCTCCCGAAACATCCAGTTCGGCATCATCGCCCTCATCGTCATCACGCTCGGCATCTTTCTTCTCGTGTTCAGCCGCACGGCGGTGGTGGGCGCCAAGGCCATCAAGAACCTCTCGCTCATCGCGCTGCTGCTCTTCTTCGAGTTCATCAACCTTCTGGTTCACCCGGTGTTGGGCGAGATCACCCATCATTCGCCGTTGCTCGTGCTGCTCTGCATGGCCGCCATTGCCGGGCTGCTGATCCCGCTGCACCATCGCATGGAGAAGCTGATCACCAACATGCTCGTATCGAAGAACAATCGGGTGCGGTTGGAGGCGGCGCGGAGGACGATCGAGGAGTTGGAGGGGGCGGGGCAAGCCGAGGGTGGGCACTAA